Proteins encoded together in one Formosa sp. Hel3_A1_48 window:
- a CDS encoding carboxypeptidase-like regulatory domain-containing protein translates to MKHNLIILFILTTFQFGFGQDGSTVKGKIVNGADEEPMENVNIVNLNQVYGTTTNIKGEFEIRAKVNDTLHLSFLGFKSIKVRVTNDWVNFGNETTIELTELALTLEEVVVNKLKLTGYLEVDIKQVPIQKNIRYSISGLNTGYESSPRSPSMVTKVLGAIFNPADFLYNIFGKKPREMKKLRKMKKQDEIRSILASRFDREMLTALLQVDKVDLDLLISECNYSDDFIKTANDLQILDAISECYEEYKILSRDR, encoded by the coding sequence ATGAAGCATAACTTGATTATTTTATTCATTTTAACCACATTTCAATTTGGGTTTGGTCAGGATGGTTCTACGGTCAAGGGGAAAATTGTAAATGGAGCTGATGAGGAACCCATGGAAAACGTCAATATAGTAAACCTCAATCAAGTTTACGGGACCACTACCAATATAAAAGGCGAATTTGAAATACGCGCAAAAGTAAATGACACCCTCCATCTCTCATTTTTGGGGTTCAAATCCATTAAAGTGAGAGTTACCAACGATTGGGTCAACTTTGGAAATGAAACTACCATAGAACTTACTGAGTTGGCATTAACTCTCGAAGAAGTAGTGGTGAACAAATTAAAACTTACAGGATATCTAGAAGTAGATATAAAGCAAGTTCCAATACAAAAAAATATTCGTTACAGCATTTCTGGTCTAAATACGGGCTATGAGTCTAGCCCTAGGTCCCCGTCTATGGTAACTAAAGTGTTAGGGGCAATTTTCAACCCTGCTGATTTCCTTTATAATATATTTGGCAAAAAACCGAGAGAGATGAAAAAATTGCGGAAGATGAAAAAACAGGACGAAATTCGTAGTATTTTAGCTTCTCGCTTTGACCGTGAAATGCTTACTGCTCTTCTACAAGTTGATAAAGTTGATTTGGATCTATTGATTAGTGAATGTAATTATTCAGATGACTTCATAAAAACGGCCAATGACCTTCAAATCCTTGATGCCATAAGCGAATGCTATGAGGAATACAAAATCCTAAGCCGCGATCGTTAA
- a CDS encoding T9SS type A sorting domain-containing protein, protein MKLFNFKAILLALLLTSILSFSQSNSINQTLFGHQLTDANIEFIDHSGVIRCGSVEYEQYLKALHPKRATKEDFESWIAPKIQEFKARRSNSISALTTIPVIYHILTDGAGSENLSVSAIQAQNDQLNLDFSNNSGSSYSVAVDTEVRFILANKNAQGVALANPGVNRITDYGEGPFSDLDLQNSIKPETQWDPTIYLNIWLAKLEDGLLGYAQFPSNSNLPGLDTDEGAANTDGVVVLASSVGSLVNPNSLGDVYGSGRTLTHEVGHWLGLRHIWGDTANCTNDDFCADTPDASDFNSGCPVTDSCPDSLGNDMVENYMDYTIDSCMDTFTADQKARIQTVLANSPRRIELGAGDYFLDTQVFLYPNPVTDLLRINLVGFSSFPENYTVYNMLGRVLFEQPIKTTNDLIVNTSDLSKGVYFIKITANKNSTSLPFIKN, encoded by the coding sequence ATGAAACTTTTTAATTTCAAAGCTATTTTGTTGGCTTTATTACTTACTTCAATTTTGTCATTCTCTCAATCAAATTCTATAAATCAAACTTTATTTGGTCATCAACTCACCGATGCAAATATTGAATTTATCGATCATTCAGGTGTAATTCGCTGTGGTAGTGTGGAATATGAACAATACTTAAAGGCATTACATCCAAAGCGGGCTACAAAGGAAGATTTTGAATCATGGATAGCGCCAAAAATTCAAGAATTTAAAGCGCGAAGATCCAATTCTATTTCTGCTCTAACAACAATTCCAGTGATTTACCACATTCTAACTGATGGTGCAGGATCTGAAAATCTTTCAGTTTCAGCTATTCAGGCACAAAATGACCAATTAAATTTAGATTTTAGTAATAATTCGGGTAGCTCATATTCAGTTGCTGTTGATACAGAGGTGCGTTTTATTTTGGCAAATAAGAATGCGCAAGGTGTGGCTCTTGCCAATCCTGGAGTTAATAGGATCACTGATTACGGTGAAGGTCCGTTTTCGGATTTAGATCTGCAAAATTCAATAAAACCCGAAACCCAATGGGACCCTACGATTTATTTAAATATCTGGTTAGCCAAATTAGAGGACGGTCTATTAGGTTATGCTCAATTTCCATCTAATTCAAATTTGCCAGGCTTGGACACTGACGAAGGAGCAGCAAATACAGACGGGGTAGTTGTTTTAGCTTCTAGCGTTGGCTCGTTAGTAAACCCAAATTCATTAGGGGATGTATATGGATCTGGAAGAACCTTAACGCATGAAGTTGGACATTGGCTAGGTCTTCGTCACATATGGGGCGATACTGCTAACTGTACTAATGATGACTTTTGTGCAGATACTCCAGACGCTTCAGATTTTAATTCTGGATGTCCCGTAACAGATAGTTGTCCTGATAGTTTAGGAAATGATATGGTCGAAAACTACATGGATTATACAATTGATTCTTGTATGGATACTTTCACTGCTGATCAAAAAGCAAGAATACAAACGGTCTTGGCAAACTCACCCAGGCGCATTGAATTAGGAGCTGGAGATTACTTTTTGGACACTCAAGTTTTTCTTTACCCTAATCCAGTTACAGACTTGCTTAGGATTAACTTAGTTGGTTTTAGTAGTTTTCCTGAAAATTATACTGTTTATAATATGCTGGGTCGAGTCTTATTCGAGCAACCTATTAAAACAACAAATGATTTAATTGTAAATACCTCCGATTTAAGCAAAGGAGTTTATTTTATTAAAATCACAGCAAACAAGAATTCAACATCTCTACCTTTTATAAAGAATTGA
- a CDS encoding GlsB/YeaQ/YmgE family stress response membrane protein: MEIISTIIIGAIAGWLGSTIFRGSSLGLFGNIVVGIIGSFVGGWSLEKLGISLGSGWIGAVLTGAVGALIILFLLNLIFKKRT; encoded by the coding sequence ATGGAAATTATTAGCACAATTATTATTGGAGCAATCGCGGGATGGCTTGGAAGTACAATTTTTAGAGGAAGCAGTCTTGGTCTCTTCGGCAATATCGTCGTTGGAATTATTGGTAGCTTCGTAGGTGGATGGTCTTTGGAAAAACTAGGAATCAGTCTTGGTTCTGGCTGGATAGGAGCAGTATTGACTGGTGCTGTTGGGGCACTTATAATTTTGTTTCTCTTAAATCTGATTTTCAAAAAGAGAACTTAA
- a CDS encoding DEAD/DEAH box helicase — translation MNTFQQLGLEDHLLQAIKDLGFETPSEVQQKAIPTLLSEENDLVALAQTGTGKTAAFGFPMLQKIDVNSRTTQGLILSPTRELCLQITNEIKLYGKYCKGLNVTAIYGGASITEQAKNVKRGAQIIVATPGRMKDMISRRLVDISKIDYAVLDEADEMLNMGFFEDIKSILSHTPQEKSTWLFSATMPKEVSIIAKKFMVAPNEITVGSKNTGSKNVSHEFYLVGSRDRYAALKRLADAHPNIFSVIFCRTKRDTQKVAEKLIEDGYSAGALHGDLSQNQRDIVMKSFRNKQIQMLVATDVAARGIDVDDITHVINYQLPDEIETYTHRSGRTGRAGKTGVSMVIITKSEQRKIKTIEKIIQKGFVKKDIPDGMEICEVQLKALAHKIHDTEINHEIDPYLEEINLLFEESSKEELIKKFFSVEFTRFFNYYKKAKNLNSPSGKDSFLEKNQDDQSARFFINIGKKDGYDWMSMKDFLRDALQLGQDDVFKVDVKDSFSFFNTETVNMPKVLEFFSDFKQNGRYINVEITEKKERRGNRRFGNQKGGRSRRKDSFRSDGNGRRKERSRDNGGRSPRRSSDFKPQGNSSSRPRRNRRK, via the coding sequence TTTGGTTTTCCCATGCTACAAAAGATAGATGTAAACAGCAGAACAACACAAGGGTTGATTTTATCTCCTACAAGAGAATTGTGTTTGCAAATTACCAATGAGATAAAACTGTACGGAAAGTATTGTAAAGGATTGAATGTAACTGCAATTTATGGAGGGGCAAGCATAACTGAACAAGCAAAAAATGTAAAAAGAGGTGCTCAAATAATTGTAGCTACCCCTGGTCGAATGAAAGACATGATCAGTCGTAGATTGGTCGATATTTCTAAAATTGACTATGCTGTTTTAGATGAAGCGGATGAAATGCTTAATATGGGCTTTTTTGAAGATATCAAGTCTATTCTTTCGCATACCCCACAGGAAAAATCAACTTGGCTGTTTTCAGCAACAATGCCAAAAGAAGTATCGATTATTGCGAAGAAATTTATGGTAGCTCCTAACGAAATTACTGTTGGAAGTAAAAATACTGGTAGTAAAAACGTATCCCACGAATTTTATTTGGTTGGATCAAGAGATCGGTATGCTGCTCTAAAAAGACTCGCTGATGCACATCCAAATATTTTTTCTGTTATTTTTTGCCGTACCAAAAGGGATACCCAAAAAGTTGCAGAGAAGTTAATTGAGGATGGATACAGCGCAGGGGCACTTCACGGAGATTTAAGTCAAAATCAAAGAGACATAGTAATGAAGTCCTTCAGAAATAAACAAATTCAAATGCTTGTCGCTACGGACGTTGCTGCTCGAGGAATAGATGTTGATGATATTACACATGTGATAAATTACCAATTGCCCGACGAAATTGAAACCTATACACACAGAAGTGGCCGTACGGGTCGCGCCGGAAAGACTGGTGTATCTATGGTAATTATCACCAAAAGTGAACAACGTAAAATCAAAACAATTGAAAAAATAATCCAAAAAGGATTTGTCAAAAAAGACATTCCAGATGGAATGGAAATTTGTGAAGTTCAACTTAAAGCTTTAGCGCATAAAATTCACGACACAGAAATCAACCATGAAATTGACCCCTATTTAGAGGAAATTAATTTATTGTTTGAGGAAAGTAGTAAAGAAGAATTGATTAAAAAGTTTTTTTCCGTAGAATTCACTCGATTCTTCAATTATTATAAGAAAGCAAAAAACTTAAACTCACCGAGTGGGAAGGATTCGTTTTTAGAAAAAAACCAAGATGATCAATCAGCTCGATTCTTTATAAATATCGGGAAAAAAGACGGTTACGATTGGATGAGCATGAAAGATTTTTTGCGAGATGCTCTTCAACTTGGTCAAGACGATGTATTTAAAGTTGACGTAAAAGACAGTTTTTCTTTTTTCAATACGGAAACAGTCAATATGCCTAAAGTCTTGGAGTTTTTCTCAGATTTCAAACAAAATGGTCGTTACATAAATGTTGAAATTACGGAGAAAAAAGAACGGCGTGGAAACCGTCGTTTTGGAAACCAAAAAGGTGGCCGATCCAGAAGAAAAGATAGTTTTAGATCAGATGGAAACGGTCGACGTAAAGAACGTAGTCGAGACAATGGAGGTCGCTCACCACGAAGATCATCTGATTTTAAACCGCAAGGCAATAGCTCCTCTCGCCCTAGAAGAAACCGTAGGAAATAA
- a CDS encoding glycosyltransferase — MISKSPVVFFIGFVFPEPKSSAAGRRIIQLINFFKTQGFTVVFGSAANRSEHSFDLKSIGVVEEQLFLNSNCFDDFILKLNPNIVVFDRFMTEEQFGWRVADFCPKAIRILDTEDLHFLRKARKDNKNGSTVFSKEYLKTDTAKRELASIYRSDLSLIISEIEMDILIKQLNIPPDLLIYIPFLLDNHSIPDQLNSPKFSKRNDFVFVGNFLHPPNADAVLFLKTNIWPHIHKKLPQASLHIYGAYPKQKHLNLQSKRNNFFVHGHVDDIDYVLSSSKVLLAPLQFGAGLKGKVVDALRNGTPCVLSSIAAEGIFGTDSPNGYVIDDERLFVEYSIELYTNKTLWETSHYNGFEILEKRFGCAKFYSSMLFKIREIQTHLEEHRLKNLTGMLLQHHGIQSTKYFSKWIEAKNN; from the coding sequence AACTTTTTCAAGACTCAGGGGTTTACTGTTGTGTTTGGCTCTGCTGCAAATCGTTCTGAGCATTCATTCGACCTAAAATCTATTGGAGTTGTAGAAGAGCAGCTCTTTCTAAACAGTAACTGTTTTGATGATTTTATATTAAAATTGAACCCAAACATAGTTGTGTTTGATCGTTTTATGACCGAGGAACAATTCGGTTGGCGGGTAGCGGATTTTTGTCCAAAGGCCATTCGTATTTTAGATACTGAAGACCTTCATTTTTTACGGAAAGCAAGAAAAGATAATAAAAATGGATCGACTGTTTTTTCCAAAGAATACTTAAAAACGGATACCGCTAAGAGAGAATTAGCTAGTATATATCGCTCCGATCTCTCATTAATTATTTCTGAAATTGAAATGGATATTTTAATAAAACAATTAAATATTCCCCCCGATTTATTAATTTATATTCCTTTTCTTTTGGATAATCATTCGATTCCAGATCAATTAAATTCACCTAAATTCAGTAAGCGTAATGATTTCGTTTTTGTTGGAAATTTCTTGCATCCTCCTAATGCTGATGCCGTATTGTTTTTAAAAACAAATATTTGGCCTCATATTCACAAAAAATTACCTCAAGCATCTCTCCACATTTATGGTGCTTACCCCAAGCAAAAACATTTAAATCTTCAGAGCAAGAGGAATAACTTTTTTGTTCATGGCCATGTTGATGATATTGATTATGTTCTCTCATCGTCAAAGGTTTTGTTAGCACCCCTTCAATTTGGCGCTGGTCTTAAAGGTAAGGTTGTTGATGCCTTACGAAATGGAACTCCTTGTGTTCTGTCCTCAATTGCAGCAGAGGGAATTTTTGGAACAGATTCACCTAACGGCTATGTAATTGATGATGAACGTCTTTTTGTTGAATACTCTATTGAACTTTATACGAACAAAACTCTTTGGGAAACCAGTCATTATAATGGCTTTGAAATTCTTGAAAAACGTTTCGGTTGTGCTAAATTCTATTCTAGCATGTTGTTCAAAATACGAGAAATACAAACGCATTTGGAGGAACATAGACTAAAAAATCTAACAGGAATGCTGTTACAACACCACGGCATACAAAGCACGAAATATTTTTCTAAATGGATAGAAGCTAAAAATAATTAG